The Desulfovibrio desulfuricans DSM 642 genome includes a window with the following:
- a CDS encoding YebC/PmpR family DNA-binding transcriptional regulator, protein MSGHSKWANIQHRKGRQDAKRGKIFTKAAKEIIIAAKGGGDPVGNSRLRAAIAAAKAVNLPKDKIEAAIRKGTGEDAGGDLTETFYEGYGPSGIAIMVEVATDNKNRTVAEVRHLFTKHGGAMGENGSVGWMFDRKGVIAVDKAAYPEDKIMEAALEAGADDIIDDDDVWTIHTAMADFTSVRDALEAAGIAMQEAELAMIPQNLVAVSAEVGMKVLRLMDALDDNDDVQNVYANADFPDDMPTD, encoded by the coding sequence ATGTCAGGTCACAGTAAATGGGCCAATATCCAGCACCGTAAGGGTCGCCAGGACGCCAAACGCGGCAAGATTTTCACCAAGGCCGCCAAGGAAATCATCATCGCAGCCAAGGGCGGCGGTGATCCTGTGGGCAACTCCCGTCTGCGCGCGGCCATTGCCGCCGCCAAGGCCGTCAATCTGCCCAAGGACAAGATTGAGGCAGCCATCCGCAAGGGTACGGGTGAAGACGCAGGCGGCGACCTGACAGAAACCTTCTACGAAGGCTACGGGCCCAGCGGCATCGCCATCATGGTGGAAGTTGCCACTGACAACAAAAACCGCACCGTGGCCGAAGTTCGCCACCTTTTCACCAAGCATGGCGGGGCCATGGGTGAAAACGGCAGCGTGGGCTGGATGTTTGACCGCAAGGGCGTTATCGCCGTGGACAAGGCAGCCTACCCCGAAGACAAAATTATGGAAGCCGCTCTTGAAGCCGGCGCAGACGATATTATCGACGATGATGACGTGTGGACCATCCACACCGCCATGGCCGATTTCACCTCTGTGCGCGATGCGCTGGAAGCTGCCGGTATTGCCATGCAGGAAGCCGAACTGGCCATGATTCCGCAAAATCTTGTGGCTGTGAGCGCCGAAGTGGGCATGAAGGTGCTGCGACTCATGGACGCGCTGGACGACAATGACGATGTTCAGAATGTCTATGCCAACGCGGACTTCCCCGACGATATGCCCACCGACTAA
- a CDS encoding RlmE family RNA methyltransferase: MKEYRDHYFLKAKRENYPARSVYKLKELDSKFHLLRPGQRVLDLGAAPGSWSMGAAEKVGTRGLVLACDIQSTETVFPPQVTFMQEDVFNRSAEFEAKLKELGPFDVVISDMAPRTTGTRFTDQARSLELTVEALAVACLHLKKGGSFVVKIFMGPDIQELLAPMRKSFDSVKSFKPKSSRAESKETFFVGLGFRGQAGAAPMAHMPGETAGETSHEVADDAPPGI; encoded by the coding sequence ATGAAAGAATACCGAGATCATTATTTTCTAAAGGCCAAGCGCGAGAATTATCCCGCCCGCTCGGTCTACAAGCTCAAGGAGCTGGACTCCAAGTTCCACCTGCTGCGCCCCGGCCAGCGGGTTCTCGACCTTGGCGCGGCCCCCGGCTCGTGGTCCATGGGTGCAGCGGAAAAGGTCGGCACGCGTGGGCTTGTGCTTGCCTGCGACATTCAGAGCACTGAAACGGTGTTTCCGCCGCAAGTCACATTCATGCAGGAAGACGTGTTCAACCGCTCTGCCGAGTTTGAAGCAAAACTCAAGGAGCTGGGGCCTTTTGATGTTGTCATCAGCGACATGGCTCCGCGCACTACGGGCACGCGCTTTACGGATCAGGCCCGTTCGCTTGAGCTTACGGTTGAGGCATTGGCTGTAGCCTGTCTGCACCTCAAAAAGGGCGGCAGCTTTGTGGTCAAAATTTTTATGGGGCCGGATATTCAGGAGCTGCTCGCGCCTATGCGCAAGTCTTTTGATTCGGTCAAATCGTTCAAGCCCAAGAGCTCGCGGGCCGAAAGCAAGGAAACATTTTTTGTCGGCCTTGGTTTTCGCGGCCAGGCGGGCGCGGCCCCAATGGCGCACATGCCGGGCGAAACCGCCGGGGAAACTTCGCACGAAGTTGCCGACGACGCGCCGCCGGGTATATAA
- a CDS encoding superoxide dismutase family protein, whose translation MKRILLAACLAGCALGLGAQTVLAESVKVPVNKISSEGVGEAIGFVVFEDDGKGGMDIMVDVVGIPQGGHGMHVHENPSCAPAAKDGVNVAGLAAGGHYDPTHAGKHEGPGKHGHKGDLPLITADAQQNVKAKLHVTDLTTADIKGRSLMIHAGGDNYSDQPAPLGGGGARIACGVIK comes from the coding sequence ATGAAACGGATTCTGTTGGCCGCTTGTCTTGCGGGTTGCGCGCTCGGCTTGGGAGCGCAAACGGTATTGGCGGAAAGCGTTAAAGTTCCTGTGAACAAGATCAGCAGCGAAGGCGTTGGAGAGGCCATCGGCTTTGTTGTTTTTGAGGACGACGGCAAGGGCGGCATGGATATTATGGTTGATGTTGTAGGTATCCCTCAGGGCGGCCACGGCATGCACGTACACGAAAATCCTTCGTGCGCGCCCGCTGCCAAGGATGGCGTCAATGTGGCCGGTCTTGCCGCCGGGGGGCATTATGATCCCACCCACGCTGGCAAACATGAAGGCCCCGGCAAGCATGGGCACAAGGGCGATCTGCCGCTGATAACCGCCGATGCCCAGCAAAATGTGAAGGCCAAGTTGCATGTGACTGATCTGACCACAGCCGACATCAAGGGCCGCTCGCTCATGATCCATGCTGGCGGCGACAACTATTCCGACCAGCCGGCTCCCCTTGGCGGCGGCGGGGCGCGCATCGCCTGCGGCGTGATCAAGTAG
- a CDS encoding glycosyltransferase family protein: MAEQIARPQRVRLPDFAGRAVSLPDGPEAWICRGEGDAVLLLGLGPESGANLPQVLPLLANAPAVYWLESPVVARALEAWRQETGLLPREPLPVHWRAVTAEQVEALSGQCRYYIYAPGLRLDPEFWGPLLGRVDASLALPASATPSGPMTAAGRGGFPRVGAGARGAVLLPGNDGQLLHQELRTAIAECGFGPMVDALPQPASGMGGAQASREDDFLARWRTLLEGGKPACLLSVNMRGLDADGRVFELCRAVGIPVALWFVDNPWHVLSGARLPWWRDAHIFVTDASFVDSLRAYGADRVFHLPLAVAQHMWRELPDFAPTSFNMEPPLFVGRSAFPEKERFFAAASVPQALEAEAATLLEASTGPQNAPHFFWWHDKLRGRLWPGYDARCPGLGAERCAQANRRRWLLAAGAGKVGGLRVIGDDGWKPLLPGTEILPPVDYYTALPEVYARAEAVLNVTSLLLPHSLSQRHFDVWASGGLLLSDATSGLEIFPAELTKPMTLRGLNDFMVKRAWFRAHPQAAYDLRRAWREHLRAQHGYDQRIQQIIESFA, encoded by the coding sequence ATGGCCGAACAAATTGCGCGCCCGCAGCGAGTTCGCCTGCCGGATTTTGCGGGGCGGGCCGTGAGCCTGCCCGATGGCCCGGAAGCATGGATCTGCCGGGGAGAGGGCGATGCCGTGCTGCTGCTCGGTCTGGGGCCAGAATCAGGAGCAAACCTGCCGCAGGTTTTGCCCCTGCTTGCCAATGCTCCCGCCGTCTACTGGCTGGAATCCCCAGTTGTGGCCCGCGCCCTGGAGGCATGGAGGCAGGAGACCGGGCTTTTGCCACGCGAACCTCTGCCCGTCCATTGGCGTGCGGTGACCGCAGAGCAGGTTGAGGCTTTGTCCGGGCAGTGTCGTTACTACATTTACGCGCCCGGCTTACGGCTTGATCCTGAATTTTGGGGGCCGTTGCTGGGCCGGGTGGATGCGTCTCTCGCCCTTCCTGCATCTGCAACGCCGAGTGGGCCCATGACGGCAGCGGGCAGGGGAGGCTTCCCTAGAGTTGGGGCAGGCGCGCGCGGGGCAGTTCTGCTGCCGGGCAACGATGGGCAGTTGCTGCACCAGGAATTACGCACGGCTATTGCCGAATGCGGTTTCGGGCCGATGGTGGATGCCCTGCCTCAGCCTGCATCTGGCATGGGCGGAGCGCAGGCGTCCCGTGAAGATGATTTTTTGGCCCGCTGGCGCACCCTCTTGGAAGGGGGCAAGCCCGCATGTCTGCTCTCGGTAAACATGCGCGGGCTGGATGCTGATGGGCGCGTTTTCGAGCTTTGCCGGGCCGTTGGAATTCCCGTTGCCCTGTGGTTTGTGGACAATCCCTGGCATGTTTTGTCTGGCGCGCGGCTGCCCTGGTGGCGGGATGCCCATATTTTTGTGACGGATGCCAGCTTTGTGGACAGCCTCAGAGCATACGGCGCAGACCGGGTTTTTCATCTGCCTCTGGCTGTTGCGCAGCATATGTGGCGCGAACTGCCGGATTTTGCTCCCACCTCCTTTAATATGGAGCCGCCCCTGTTTGTGGGGCGTTCCGCCTTTCCTGAAAAAGAACGCTTTTTTGCGGCGGCCAGTGTGCCGCAGGCTTTGGAGGCTGAGGCCGCAACGCTGCTTGAGGCCAGCACCGGCCCGCAGAATGCGCCGCATTTTTTCTGGTGGCATGACAAACTGAGGGGCAGGCTGTGGCCTGGCTATGATGCGCGCTGTCCGGGCCTTGGGGCCGAGCGCTGCGCACAGGCCAACAGGCGACGCTGGCTCTTGGCCGCAGGGGCTGGCAAGGTTGGCGGGCTGCGAGTTATCGGCGATGACGGCTGGAAGCCCCTGCTGCCTGGCACGGAAATACTGCCGCCAGTAGATTACTATACGGCACTGCCCGAAGTGTATGCGCGGGCAGAAGCCGTGCTGAACGTGACGAGCCTCCTATTGCCGCACAGCCTGAGTCAGCGCCATTTTGACGTCTGGGCCAGCGGCGGGTTGCTGCTCAGTGATGCCACATCTGGATTGGAAATCTTCCCTGCGGAATTGACCAAACCCATGACATTGCGCGGGCTAAACGACTTTATGGTCAAGCGCGCATGGTTTCGGGCGCATCCGCAAGCTGCGTATGATCTGCGGCGGGCATGGCGCGAGCATCTGCGCGCGCAGCACGGCTATGATCAACGTATTCAGCAGATTATCGAAAGTTTTGCCTGA
- a CDS encoding helix-turn-helix transcriptional regulator → MSEIPTPLSYSRFLSEKEVADILGISIKTTQAWRLKSIGPRYWRLNGKLVRYLWQDIIDYLEGTAVTPSQSIHRAFSPELVNKFRAESHDSAHQA, encoded by the coding sequence ATGTCTGAAATTCCTACCCCACTTTCTTATTCTCGTTTTCTTTCAGAAAAAGAAGTCGCTGACATCCTTGGAATTTCCATTAAAACCACACAAGCTTGGCGTTTGAAGTCTATTGGCCCGCGCTATTGGCGGCTAAACGGAAAGCTTGTTCGGTACTTGTGGCAAGATATTATCGACTATTTAGAAGGGACGGCTGTCACTCCAAGCCAGTCAATACACCGTGCTTTTTCACCAGAGTTGGTGAATAAATTTCGCGCTGAATCACACGATTCGGCTCATCAGGCATAA
- a CDS encoding protein rep, translating to MASARSFSQKKFTSPAPEGSALKPRLDGRGEAISSVAALQNESALPDETSSVSLGRISTESSFLSEKKSPKALRRNAWKALSREKKLWKSDEFQGYLMDLYFEARNDNDKNSQKRALKVRNHSVRVCGDRCIPTYVTNKEGEKCETGAPGGAEVHAVGGGESSYTVWSWVRWCASTWFCPLCGPKVMARRREEIKEGLEVLKSEGCGFAFVTLTFPHRVGIKLQVYMERLQKALKLYRAGRAWADVKTQFGMKGYIRAQEVTYGWNSGWHPHFHELTIFDHILNDKESKAYQALIRDRWLKVCKKVGLIEHGKMGDARLHAVDVRIGSEPVAQEYLTKTAVWELSSRTTKAARTAGSVHPHELLALACEGDTQAKKLWAEYAVGMYSRVAVYWSPLLKKYCGIADKTDEELLQGSTDEVILGVPEATYRSIANYRYQPVILELVENNKVNIVEKFIKEQLRGRCKLFRKKPPDHLI from the coding sequence ATGGCAAGCGCTCGTTCTTTTTCTCAAAAAAAGTTCACTTCACCCGCCCCTGAAGGCTCGGCTCTAAAGCCGCGTCTTGATGGACGGGGTGAAGCTATTTCTTCTGTGGCTGCTCTTCAAAATGAAAGCGCCTTACCGGATGAAACGTCTTCTGTCTCTCTTGGGAGAATTTCAACAGAGTCTTCCTTTTTATCAGAGAAAAAATCCCCAAAAGCATTGCGCCGCAACGCTTGGAAGGCTCTTTCGCGTGAAAAAAAATTATGGAAGTCAGATGAGTTTCAGGGCTACTTGATGGACTTATATTTTGAAGCCAGAAACGACAACGACAAAAACAGCCAGAAACGAGCTCTCAAAGTAAGGAACCATTCAGTTCGTGTATGTGGAGATCGCTGCATCCCCACATATGTCACCAATAAAGAAGGTGAAAAATGTGAAACTGGCGCTCCAGGAGGCGCTGAAGTCCACGCAGTAGGCGGCGGTGAATCTTCTTATACTGTCTGGAGTTGGGTTCGATGGTGTGCATCAACCTGGTTTTGCCCACTTTGCGGCCCTAAAGTTATGGCCAGGCGGCGTGAAGAGATCAAAGAAGGCTTGGAAGTACTGAAAAGCGAAGGATGCGGATTTGCATTTGTCACGCTGACGTTTCCGCATCGCGTAGGTATTAAACTTCAAGTTTATATGGAACGGCTTCAAAAAGCCTTGAAATTGTATCGCGCGGGCCGAGCTTGGGCCGATGTAAAAACCCAGTTTGGCATGAAGGGCTACATAAGAGCACAAGAGGTGACGTATGGTTGGAATAGCGGATGGCACCCCCATTTCCACGAGCTGACAATTTTTGACCATATATTGAACGACAAGGAGTCAAAGGCTTACCAAGCTTTGATTCGTGATCGCTGGCTCAAAGTCTGCAAAAAAGTGGGCTTAATTGAGCACGGCAAAATGGGCGATGCGCGGTTGCACGCAGTAGACGTGAGAATTGGTAGTGAGCCAGTTGCTCAAGAATATCTCACCAAAACGGCAGTATGGGAACTTTCATCGCGCACTACCAAGGCGGCAAGGACTGCTGGCTCTGTCCATCCACACGAATTGCTTGCTCTGGCTTGTGAGGGCGATACTCAGGCGAAAAAACTATGGGCCGAATACGCTGTCGGCATGTATAGCCGTGTGGCTGTTTATTGGTCTCCTCTTCTAAAGAAATATTGCGGAATTGCAGATAAAACGGATGAAGAACTTCTGCAAGGATCAACAGATGAAGTCATTTTGGGCGTGCCGGAAGCAACATATCGCTCGATAGCAAATTATCGTTATCAACCTGTAATTCTAGAATTAGTCGAAAATAATAAGGTTAATATTGTCGAAAAGTTTATCAAAGAGCAGCTAAGAGGCCGATGTAAGCTTTTCCGGAAAAAGCCGCCAGATCATTTAATCTAG
- a CDS encoding helix-turn-helix domain-containing protein, with protein sequence MDIIPFLRPSIAIAMAEARKAAGLTQPQLADFSGLSRSYIAALEAGETSFSCESLYALLGVMNVDIVAFFQRVEDLRAQKPTISKPGRGRRRTITIGASLSEDK encoded by the coding sequence ATGGATATCATTCCCTTCCTTCGCCCCTCTATAGCCATTGCTATGGCTGAAGCCAGAAAGGCAGCCGGATTGACCCAGCCTCAGCTTGCGGACTTCTCCGGCCTTTCTCGCAGCTATATTGCCGCACTGGAAGCCGGAGAAACCAGCTTTTCCTGTGAAAGCCTCTACGCACTCCTTGGCGTAATGAATGTTGATATTGTCGCCTTTTTTCAGCGCGTAGAAGACTTACGAGCGCAAAAGCCAACAATTTCTAAGCCTGGTCGCGGACGCCGCCGCACCATAACTATCGGAGCCTCACTGTCCGAAGACAAGTAA
- a CDS encoding type IV secretion system DNA-binding domain-containing protein produces the protein MSLQANTPSTFPDSPYRQHRLGFLASVKPVVVSQPLSTSPSENALFTFDSGRTLSFADGARSIAIIGGTGSGKTTSVILPMIDALMRQGFGGVILDIKGNLGTQTRALALKCGRQDDVIEFGSSHTAQPTNLLAGLKKHEIADLFQVIALDGVERDPNASWHAKGGALASDVAFAMLSLSKIAHKSHFSQQFSPTLKAIYAALCNQKFSASLWSFFCQELGALRAQNMGKEWPDYLLEAESFYHAVSAECFHVLETENNLRSTKGSATNQQQKTWMLQRILMRLKTIKTTCGLMDCFSSLEDGAVPIDFTRLVYKEKKIVLIHFAAECGATGAILARCLKERFYQSILKHGRTLGKNEFTFMVGDEFQEIMDVGSANNLNDMQLFGLSREFKNINIVASQSIASLYARGERHSVSSLLGNCTTKILLQSSDPETLNWVKEVREDSAEIKTLERGECFWEGVRNNGPLVSSKEQVNVAHKSVTQAIHAQKPLGDTIARRQKTKLLFKRGMSGLPLSVERAMLEERSQRTGGLEMRCELVQMRQESLRGGKYWEQKKEIAKPKETAVPAEGVFQFL, from the coding sequence ATGAGTCTGCAAGCTAATACTCCTTCCACATTCCCAGACTCTCCTTACCGCCAGCACCGACTGGGCTTTCTTGCCTCGGTCAAGCCTGTGGTTGTCTCGCAGCCTCTTTCGACTTCACCATCCGAAAATGCACTTTTCACATTTGATAGCGGCAGAACGCTATCATTTGCTGATGGTGCGCGGTCAATCGCCATTATTGGCGGCACAGGTTCGGGCAAAACCACATCTGTTATCTTGCCTATGATTGACGCACTGATGCGCCAAGGATTCGGCGGTGTCATCTTGGACATCAAAGGGAATCTTGGTACGCAGACGCGGGCTTTGGCCCTAAAATGCGGGCGGCAAGATGACGTCATTGAATTCGGCTCTTCGCACACAGCGCAGCCGACTAATCTTCTTGCAGGTCTTAAGAAGCACGAAATTGCAGACCTCTTCCAAGTTATTGCCCTTGATGGCGTTGAGCGTGACCCTAATGCATCATGGCATGCAAAGGGTGGGGCTTTGGCATCAGATGTTGCATTTGCAATGCTGTCTTTGTCGAAAATTGCGCACAAAAGCCATTTTTCTCAGCAATTTTCGCCAACGCTGAAAGCCATCTACGCGGCCCTTTGTAACCAAAAATTTTCGGCTTCCCTCTGGTCATTTTTTTGCCAGGAGCTAGGTGCGCTCCGTGCGCAAAATATGGGGAAAGAATGGCCCGATTATCTGCTCGAAGCCGAATCATTTTACCATGCTGTCAGTGCCGAATGTTTTCATGTTCTCGAAACTGAGAACAACTTGCGAAGCACGAAAGGTTCTGCAACTAACCAGCAACAGAAAACATGGATGTTGCAACGCATTTTGATGCGATTGAAAACTATAAAGACCACTTGCGGGCTAATGGACTGCTTCTCGTCTCTAGAGGATGGGGCAGTCCCTATTGATTTCACACGGCTAGTCTACAAAGAGAAAAAAATCGTTTTGATCCACTTTGCTGCCGAATGCGGGGCTACTGGTGCAATTTTGGCAAGATGCCTGAAAGAGAGATTTTATCAAAGTATTCTCAAGCATGGGAGAACGCTTGGGAAAAATGAATTTACTTTCATGGTTGGGGATGAGTTTCAGGAAATTATGGACGTAGGCAGCGCAAATAATCTGAACGACATGCAGCTATTCGGGCTTTCTCGCGAGTTTAAAAACATAAATATCGTTGCTTCGCAAAGCATTGCATCCTTGTACGCACGCGGAGAACGACACTCCGTCTCCTCACTTCTTGGAAACTGCACGACAAAAATTTTGCTGCAAAGCAGCGACCCTGAAACTCTAAATTGGGTCAAAGAGGTTCGTGAAGACAGCGCAGAAATTAAAACTTTAGAAAGGGGAGAGTGTTTTTGGGAGGGAGTCAGGAATAATGGGCCGCTTGTTAGCTCAAAAGAACAAGTTAATGTCGCCCACAAGTCTGTCACCCAAGCTATCCATGCGCAGAAGCCTCTGGGTGATACAATTGCGAGAAGGCAAAAAACAAAGCTCTTGTTTAAACGAGGGATGAGTGGGCTTCCTCTTAGCGTTGAACGAGCAATGCTTGAGGAGCGGTCGCAGAGGACAGGTGGCTTGGAAATGAGATGTGAGCTGGTACAGATGCGGCAGGAATCGCTTCGTGGGGGAAAATATTGGGAGCAAAAGAAAGAAATAGCCAAACCTAAAGAAACGGCTGTTCCAGCTGAAGGGGTATTTCAATTCCTTTGA
- a CDS encoding radical SAM protein: MKELIIELTNRCLNNCIHCSSKSCGAGGKIHDISLHEIEPVVSSAINSGFHQVVFSGGEPLLHPEFDLFVKYFHSRNIPMKVYTSGVTDSSFFNDKEKIHAMSCLNAITVSCYASDRDLHNSITRNSQSYDKLQEFISQFHNTVEYFEMNFVPMALNAHEMNVVYEKYKEILSQFNVLKLVCQGNAKNNWGKLFASRECIDQELRILCGKQKTKIGNSFGELSNATYRCEAGSKKMCISFDGYVIPCEVFKSSRKEFRHCSEYALDKKLFACDAVSYSLHDYARGCQSGAILHAN, translated from the coding sequence ATGAAAGAGCTTATAATAGAACTCACGAATCGATGCTTGAATAACTGTATTCACTGTTCAAGCAAAAGTTGCGGTGCTGGGGGGAAAATCCACGACATTTCTTTGCATGAAATTGAACCTGTGGTATCTAGTGCCATTAATTCTGGCTTTCATCAGGTTGTTTTTTCTGGTGGAGAACCTTTGCTCCATCCTGAGTTTGATTTGTTTGTAAAGTATTTCCACAGCCGGAATATACCTATGAAGGTGTATACCTCTGGAGTTACCGACAGTTCTTTTTTTAATGATAAGGAAAAAATTCATGCTATGTCATGTCTAAACGCCATAACTGTATCCTGTTACGCGTCAGACCGAGATCTGCACAATTCAATTACGCGCAATTCGCAGAGCTATGACAAATTACAAGAATTTATTTCTCAATTTCATAATACAGTAGAATATTTTGAAATGAATTTCGTTCCAATGGCTTTAAATGCACACGAAATGAATGTAGTGTATGAAAAATATAAAGAAATATTAAGTCAATTTAATGTTCTCAAATTAGTATGCCAAGGGAATGCTAAGAATAATTGGGGAAAATTATTTGCCTCCAGGGAATGCATAGATCAAGAACTACGTATTCTATGCGGAAAGCAGAAAACAAAAATTGGCAATTCATTTGGAGAATTATCTAACGCTACCTATCGATGTGAAGCTGGTAGTAAAAAAATGTGCATATCATTTGACGGCTATGTTATCCCCTGCGAAGTATTTAAATCTTCGAGAAAAGAATTCAGACATTGTTCAGAATATGCTTTAGATAAAAAACTTTTTGCGTGTGATGCGGTCAGTTATTCTTTACATGACTATGCCCGTGGATGCCAGTCTGGAGCGATTTTACATGCCAACTAA
- a CDS encoding DUF1643 domain-containing protein → MIHQAEFSLCKRYRYWLGRSWLFGAGMVTWVLLNPSTADAQVDDPTIRRCIRFSQHWGYQRMSVVNLFAFRSTSPSKLLAESDPIGPDNDSFILKSAISADIVVVGWGNNGTLMNRDNDVMSLLFSAGITPSALDVTKSNSPKHPLYVKYDKKLFPYINGAV, encoded by the coding sequence ATGATTCATCAAGCTGAATTTTCCTTGTGCAAACGCTATCGTTATTGGCTGGGGCGCTCATGGCTTTTTGGTGCGGGTATGGTAACGTGGGTGTTGCTAAACCCCAGTACCGCAGATGCACAAGTTGATGACCCAACTATCCGTAGATGCATACGATTTTCTCAACACTGGGGCTACCAGCGGATGAGTGTAGTGAATCTATTTGCCTTTCGAAGCACTTCACCTTCAAAACTTCTGGCTGAATCTGATCCAATAGGCCCTGATAATGATTCATTTATTTTGAAATCTGCAATTTCAGCAGATATTGTTGTTGTTGGCTGGGGGAATAATGGAACACTAATGAACCGCGATAATGACGTTATGAGCCTCTTATTTTCTGCAGGAATAACCCCCAGTGCTCTCGATGTCACTAAATCAAATTCACCTAAGCATCCACTCTATGTTAAGTATGATAAAAAATTATTTCCGTATATCAATGGTGCCGTGTAG